The Claveliimonas bilis genome window below encodes:
- the metG gene encoding methionine--tRNA ligase has translation MEKQKFYMTTAIAYTSGKPHIGNTYEIVLADAIARYKRSQGYDVFFQTGTDEHGQKIELKAEEAGVTPKEFVDNVAGEIKRIWDLMNTSYDKFIRTTDADHERQVQKIFKKLYEKGDIYKGYYEGMYCTPCESFFTESQLVDGKCPDCGREVQPAKEEAYFFKMSKYADRLIEHINSHPEFIQPVSRKNEMMNNFLLPGLQDLCVSRTSFKWGIPVDFDPDHVVYVWLDALTNYITGIGYDCDGESTEQFKKDWPADLHLIGKDIIRFHTIYWPIFLMALDLPLPKQIFGHPWLLQGDGKMSKSKGNVLYADELVDFFGVDAVRYFVLHEMPFENDGVISWELMVERMNSDLANTLGNLVNRTISMTNKYFGGTVTDKGVAEEVDQDLKAVKENMPKAVEEKMDSLRVADAITEIFTLFKRCNKYIDETMPWALAKDEARADRLETVLYNLQESIKAGARALEPFMPETSEKILAQLGDGKVTEKPEILFQRLDLEEVMKKVEELHPPVKEEEEKVENVIDIEAKPEITFDDFGKMQFQVGEILECEAVPKSKKLLCSKVRVGSEIKQIVSGIKAHYTPEEMVGKKVMVLVNLKPAKLAGVLSEGMLLCAEDADGNLALMTPEKDMPAGAEIC, from the coding sequence ATGGAAAAACAGAAATTTTATATGACGACAGCGATTGCCTATACATCAGGCAAACCGCATATCGGCAACACTTATGAGATCGTACTGGCAGATGCGATCGCAAGATACAAAAGGAGCCAGGGATACGATGTATTTTTCCAGACAGGAACCGACGAACATGGACAGAAAATTGAGCTGAAGGCAGAGGAAGCAGGAGTTACCCCCAAAGAATTTGTGGACAATGTAGCCGGAGAAATTAAGAGAATCTGGGATTTGATGAATACTTCTTATGATAAGTTTATCCGTACAACGGACGCGGACCATGAGAGGCAGGTACAGAAGATTTTTAAGAAATTATATGAAAAAGGCGATATTTACAAAGGGTACTATGAAGGAATGTACTGTACGCCCTGTGAGTCCTTTTTTACAGAGTCCCAGCTTGTAGACGGCAAATGTCCGGACTGTGGACGTGAGGTACAGCCGGCAAAGGAAGAGGCGTATTTCTTTAAGATGAGCAAATATGCAGACCGTCTTATCGAGCACATTAACAGCCATCCTGAATTTATCCAGCCGGTTTCCAGAAAAAATGAGATGATGAACAATTTCCTTCTTCCGGGACTGCAGGATCTTTGTGTATCCAGAACTTCCTTTAAATGGGGAATCCCGGTAGATTTCGACCCGGATCATGTGGTTTATGTATGGCTGGATGCCCTGACAAACTACATTACCGGAATCGGATACGACTGTGACGGAGAGAGCACTGAGCAGTTTAAGAAAGACTGGCCGGCGGATCTCCACCTGATCGGCAAGGACATTATCCGTTTCCATACTATTTACTGGCCGATCTTCCTGATGGCGCTGGATCTGCCTTTGCCGAAGCAGATCTTCGGACATCCGTGGCTGCTTCAGGGCGATGGAAAAATGAGTAAATCCAAGGGAAATGTACTGTATGCAGACGAGCTGGTAGATTTCTTCGGAGTAGATGCTGTGCGTTACTTTGTGCTTCATGAAATGCCGTTTGAAAACGACGGAGTGATTTCCTGGGAGCTGATGGTGGAAAGAATGAACTCTGATCTTGCCAATACACTGGGAAATCTGGTAAACCGTACCATTTCCATGACAAACAAATATTTTGGCGGAACAGTGACAGACAAAGGCGTGGCAGAAGAAGTAGACCAGGATTTGAAAGCGGTTAAAGAGAACATGCCAAAGGCAGTGGAAGAAAAGATGGACAGCTTGAGAGTGGCAGATGCGATTACCGAGATTTTTACCCTGTTTAAACGCTGCAATAAATACATTGATGAGACAATGCCGTGGGCGCTGGCTAAAGATGAGGCCAGGGCAGACCGCCTGGAAACAGTGCTTTACAATCTGCAGGAGAGCATCAAGGCAGGCGCACGGGCGCTGGAACCGTTTATGCCTGAGACATCAGAGAAGATCCTTGCACAGCTTGGCGATGGAAAAGTGACAGAGAAACCGGAAATCCTGTTCCAGAGACTTGACCTGGAAGAAGTAATGAAAAAAGTAGAAGAGCTTCATCCTCCGGTAAAAGAGGAAGAAGAAAAAGTGGAAAATGTGATCGATATAGAAGCAAAGCCGGAGATCACATTTGATGATTTCGGAAAAATGCAGTTCCAGGTGGGTGAAATCCTGGAATGTGAGGCGGTGCCGAAATCAAAGAAACTGCTTTGTTCCAAAGTGAGAGTAGGAAGCGAGATCAAGCAGATCGTATCCGGAATTAAGGCGCACTATACTCCGGAAGAAATGGTTGGAAAGAAAGTTATGGTTCTTGTAAATCTTAAACCGGCAAAACTGGCGGGAGTATTATCAGAAGGTATGCTGCTGTGCGCCGAGGATGCAGACGGCAACCTGGCCCTGATGACGCCGGAGAAAGATATGCCGGCCGGGGCTGAAATCTGCTAG
- a CDS encoding ATP-binding protein: MEKKQPFKILSKICLNNWHYIDRKILTLNEGINFFTGHSGSGKSTVIDALQIVLYANTDGRGFFNKAAADDSDRNLIEYLRGMVNISENNESEYLRNKNFSTTIVLEFTNSSTKEEECVGVVFDVETASNDINRLFFWHRGGILPNAYRGEGRVLSTHEIREYLQRNFSQENYYCGPSNERFRRQLYDVYLGGLDIEKFPRLFKRAIPFRMNIRLEDFVKEYICMEQDIEIEGMQESVLQYGRMRSRIESILGEIKWLTKIEENFESHKDKCLEEESWSYRAGRLEILQLEARLQEIKDRKETAIQETEQQKKTEESVAAKIREIQKEYEDVIVKIAQTGYEEIKGQIKETNAFLEHLEKSRTDLIKLAESMGKWKSQDRVSSQTLQDIGKFCSFKITEEELERIQNNLKEIRQEAEEEKADIGSQLRDVKQKLKLLGEEASDLKQGKKHYPLEIEEARYYIRSELQKRAGKFVHVQILADLLEVEDETWHAAVEGCLGNHKTALMVEPEYAGEAIEIYESMDKKKFCRAAVVDTKKLMENEHPVQKSSLAEEVKAKEEYAQAYINFLLGNIIKCKSINELRNYKISATPDCILYKGYRVQHINPENYTRRAYIGENSLRRRRKQLEERKEQLEKRRLPLEEDMEDIRTLLSMEYLERPAADYLHMMADISTIRKKEAEREELLARLEKMQGGNVGQLEEEKERLKEQQVLNEKNLEQIRKEIWGRESRIRQADVQYLDISSQLKEKEAAFLEDSRHAESFQRYLAEKRSSNYEYLRGLCQREVQSCQSEREERYQELVDARSEYLRQYPHRSFSVGTEDNKEYAELLDRLKCDHLEEYQKKAAQQAQAAVRHFKEDFVYKIRSAIKEAYQRQDELNRVISRLDFGKDKYRFVIGPNKGPDGVYYKMFMDDSLEINPAQLPDAMDSQMDLFTMEHEDRYGDVVNELIQIFIPPEHATPEEMEEAKRNMKKYSDYRTYLSFDMQQIVRGEKDMHIGLGKMIRKNSGGEGQNPLYVALLASFAQMYRLDEGRRGRRNPTIRLVILDEAFSKMDAEKVATCIELIRGLGFQAIISATNDKIQNYLENVDKTFVYANPDKQSISIMEFEKGEFAELTKGTS, encoded by the coding sequence GTGGAGAAGAAACAGCCATTCAAAATACTATCGAAGATCTGTCTGAATAATTGGCATTATATTGACAGGAAGATTCTCACTTTAAATGAAGGCATTAACTTTTTTACAGGACACTCAGGCAGCGGGAAATCTACAGTTATCGATGCGCTTCAGATCGTGCTGTACGCAAATACGGACGGCAGAGGATTTTTCAACAAGGCGGCAGCAGACGACTCCGACCGGAATCTGATCGAATACCTGCGCGGGATGGTAAATATCAGTGAAAATAATGAATCAGAATATCTGAGAAACAAAAACTTTTCCACCACAATCGTCCTGGAATTTACTAACAGTTCCACAAAAGAGGAGGAGTGTGTGGGAGTCGTATTTGATGTGGAAACTGCCTCCAATGATATAAACAGGCTCTTTTTCTGGCATCGGGGAGGCATTTTGCCAAATGCCTACAGAGGAGAGGGAAGAGTGCTGTCTACCCATGAGATACGGGAATATCTGCAGAGGAATTTTTCACAGGAGAATTATTACTGTGGTCCCAGCAATGAACGGTTCCGCCGTCAGCTCTATGATGTCTATCTCGGCGGACTTGATATAGAGAAATTTCCCCGGCTTTTCAAGAGGGCGATTCCGTTCCGCATGAATATCCGGCTGGAGGATTTTGTGAAGGAATATATCTGCATGGAGCAGGATATTGAGATTGAAGGAATGCAGGAGAGTGTTCTCCAGTATGGAAGAATGCGAAGCAGAATAGAATCTATACTGGGAGAAATAAAATGGTTGACAAAGATCGAAGAAAATTTCGAATCTCATAAGGATAAGTGTCTGGAAGAGGAATCATGGAGCTATCGTGCCGGCCGGCTGGAGATTTTGCAGCTTGAAGCAAGACTGCAGGAAATTAAGGACCGCAAGGAGACAGCCATTCAGGAGACCGAACAGCAAAAGAAGACAGAGGAAAGCGTGGCTGCAAAGATCCGGGAAATCCAAAAAGAGTATGAAGATGTCATTGTAAAGATCGCCCAGACGGGATATGAGGAGATCAAAGGTCAGATCAAAGAAACGAATGCCTTCCTTGAACATCTGGAAAAGAGCAGAACAGACCTGATAAAACTGGCTGAAAGTATGGGAAAGTGGAAAAGTCAGGACCGCGTATCCAGCCAGACACTTCAGGATATCGGAAAATTCTGCAGTTTTAAGATTACGGAAGAAGAACTGGAACGGATCCAAAATAATCTGAAAGAAATCCGCCAGGAAGCCGAGGAGGAAAAAGCGGATATTGGAAGTCAGCTGCGGGATGTGAAGCAGAAGTTAAAGCTTCTGGGGGAAGAGGCGTCAGATCTGAAACAGGGGAAGAAGCATTACCCTCTGGAAATCGAGGAGGCGAGATACTATATCCGAAGCGAGCTGCAAAAGAGGGCAGGGAAATTTGTTCATGTTCAGATTCTTGCGGATCTGCTGGAAGTAGAAGATGAGACATGGCATGCTGCAGTGGAAGGCTGCCTGGGGAACCATAAGACAGCGCTTATGGTAGAACCGGAATATGCCGGGGAGGCCATAGAGATTTATGAATCCATGGATAAGAAAAAGTTTTGCCGGGCAGCAGTGGTTGATACGAAAAAGCTGATGGAGAATGAACACCCGGTACAGAAGAGCTCACTGGCCGAGGAAGTGAAAGCAAAAGAAGAATATGCACAGGCATATATAAATTTCCTTCTGGGGAATATTATAAAGTGTAAATCTATTAATGAATTAAGAAATTATAAAATTTCTGCAACACCAGATTGCATTCTTTACAAAGGATATCGTGTTCAGCATATCAATCCGGAAAATTATACGAGAAGAGCTTATATCGGAGAAAACAGTTTAAGGAGAAGACGGAAACAGCTGGAAGAGAGGAAGGAGCAGCTGGAAAAGAGAAGGCTGCCTCTGGAAGAGGATATGGAGGATATCCGTACGCTCCTTTCCATGGAATATCTGGAACGTCCGGCAGCGGATTATCTTCATATGATGGCAGATATTTCCACGATCCGCAAAAAAGAAGCAGAAAGAGAAGAACTTCTGGCCCGCCTGGAAAAGATGCAGGGTGGAAATGTGGGACAGCTGGAAGAGGAAAAAGAAAGGCTCAAGGAGCAGCAGGTTTTGAACGAGAAGAACCTGGAACAGATACGAAAAGAAATCTGGGGCCGGGAGAGCCGGATCCGTCAGGCAGATGTACAGTATCTGGATATCAGCAGTCAGCTTAAGGAGAAAGAGGCAGCCTTTTTGGAAGACAGCCGTCATGCTGAAAGTTTTCAGCGTTATCTGGCAGAAAAGCGAAGCAGTAATTATGAGTATCTGCGGGGACTTTGCCAGAGAGAGGTGCAGAGCTGTCAGTCAGAAAGGGAAGAAAGATATCAGGAACTTGTAGATGCAAGAAGCGAATATTTAAGGCAGTATCCCCACAGAAGCTTTTCCGTCGGAACAGAGGACAACAAAGAATACGCAGAGCTTCTTGACAGACTGAAATGCGACCATCTGGAAGAATATCAGAAAAAGGCAGCCCAGCAGGCACAGGCGGCAGTGCGCCACTTTAAGGAGGATTTCGTCTATAAAATACGAAGCGCCATTAAAGAAGCCTACCAGAGGCAGGATGAACTGAACCGCGTCATCAGCCGGCTGGATTTCGGAAAAGATAAATACCGGTTTGTCATCGGGCCGAATAAAGGGCCGGACGGTGTATATTACAAAATGTTTATGGACGATTCCCTGGAAATCAATCCGGCGCAGCTCCCTGACGCTATGGACAGCCAGATGGATCTTTTCACTATGGAGCACGAGGACCGTTATGGAGATGTGGTAAATGAGCTGATCCAGATTTTCATTCCGCCGGAACACGCTACTCCGGAAGAGATGGAGGAGGCAAAACGGAATATGAAGAAATATTCTGACTACCGAACCTATCTTTCCTTTGATATGCAGCAGATTGTCAGGGGCGAGAAAGATATGCATATCGGGCTTGGAAAAATGATACGGAAAAACTCCGGAGGAGAAGGGCAGAATCCGCTTTATGTAGCGCTTCTGGCAAGCTTTGCTCAAATGTACCGCCTGGATGAAGGGAGGCGGGGCCGGCGCAATCCAACCATCCGCCTGGTTATTCTGGATGAGGCATTTTCTAAAATGGATGCCGAGAAGGTGGCTACCTGTATCGAACTGATCCGGGGACTTGGCTTCCAGGCTATCATCAGTGCGACAAACGACAAGATCCAGAATTACCTGGAAAATGTGGATAAAACCTTTGTTTATGCAAACCCGGATAAACAGAGCATTTCCATTATGGAATTTGAAAAGGGAGAGTTTGCCGAACTTACGAAAGGGACAAGTTAA
- a CDS encoding DUF4194 domain-containing protein: MITYIEELTDQEREAIREAIQLLYRQTYLLERRYDRRTEKYQYTKEYRTCSTHLEFLKDYFAVAGISLEENVHDGIIYIQGETLWGEKLPRLATVYLLILKLIYDEQMAQAASSTRIVATAGEINQKAGAFRVIKSIPSPTEMRRTIALLKKYQIVEPLDILEELNENTRMIIYPTVNLVLSGDHIRELLESFSEEENSGEETAIQNTIEDLSE, encoded by the coding sequence ATGATAACATATATAGAAGAGCTGACAGACCAGGAGAGGGAGGCGATCCGGGAGGCGATCCAGCTTCTGTACCGTCAGACCTACCTTCTGGAGAGAAGATACGACAGACGGACAGAGAAATACCAGTATACAAAGGAGTATAGAACATGCAGCACGCATCTGGAATTTCTGAAAGACTATTTTGCAGTCGCCGGAATTTCTCTGGAAGAAAATGTGCATGACGGGATTATTTACATACAGGGAGAAACGCTGTGGGGCGAGAAGCTTCCAAGGCTTGCCACAGTGTATCTGCTGATCCTGAAGCTGATCTATGATGAGCAGATGGCGCAGGCAGCGTCCAGTACCCGTATAGTGGCGACGGCAGGTGAGATCAATCAGAAAGCAGGGGCGTTTCGTGTGATCAAGAGCATCCCATCTCCCACAGAGATGAGGAGGACCATAGCGCTTCTGAAAAAGTATCAGATTGTGGAGCCGCTGGACATTTTAGAGGAATTGAACGAAAATACGAGGATGATCATTTATCCTACAGTCAATCTGGTGCTTTCGGGAGATCATATCCGAGAACTGCTGGAAAGTTTTAGCGAGGAGGAAAACAGTGGAGAAGAAACAGCCATTCAAAATACTATCGAAGATCTGTCTGAATAA
- a CDS encoding Wadjet anti-phage system protein JetA family protein: MKFVYEIPDSFWSLFRSRNREIYMEALLQINEEYEYNNYFLSRDACLQILSDYFASKKIRLEMEESESELDMLETPAARILNWLVRFQWLKKSEDYGSFVTNIVIPDYAAVFIEAFEQMTREGMDETDLYIQNVYATLYSFQNNPRLNTGMLRSALVNTRKLNKVLQDMLHNMDRFFGRLLEQQNYGQLLEEHLEGYVEEAVSRKYHILKTSDNFYLYKMDIKECLEKIRDNEETIDRIGEEGLEILNRIERSFDDMERRISNMDREHTKYIRATVTRLNYLLSGQTDTKGLVVQLLNQIGNDENGEEKLARVGEKMNLSLLEMLSDKSLYKRRKGRKDFISQMEREEEKEELSRGEVLKLNRIHTRYSREQIEEFIESHMEEEKMCLENIEIRDDSDFEKIILAYDYSIRNSSRYQVIEEEGQVVKGKYRCPKLTFVRRRL, encoded by the coding sequence ATGAAATTTGTATATGAGATTCCAGACTCGTTCTGGAGCCTGTTTCGTTCCAGAAACAGGGAAATATATATGGAAGCTTTGCTTCAGATCAATGAAGAATATGAGTATAATAATTATTTTTTAAGCAGGGATGCCTGCCTTCAGATATTGAGTGACTATTTTGCCAGCAAAAAGATCCGTCTGGAAATGGAAGAATCAGAGAGTGAACTTGATATGTTGGAAACGCCGGCGGCCCGCATCCTGAACTGGCTTGTACGATTCCAGTGGCTGAAAAAATCGGAGGATTACGGAAGCTTTGTAACAAACATTGTCATACCGGACTATGCGGCAGTGTTTATTGAAGCGTTTGAACAGATGACCCGGGAAGGGATGGATGAGACGGATCTATACATTCAAAATGTGTATGCGACCCTCTATTCTTTCCAGAATAATCCCAGGCTGAATACAGGAATGCTGCGGTCGGCGCTTGTCAATACGAGAAAACTGAATAAAGTTCTCCAGGACATGCTCCACAATATGGATCGGTTTTTCGGACGGCTTCTGGAACAGCAAAATTACGGACAGCTTCTTGAAGAGCATCTGGAAGGTTATGTAGAGGAGGCGGTCAGCAGGAAGTATCACATTCTGAAAACAAGCGATAATTTTTATCTTTACAAGATGGATATTAAAGAATGTCTGGAAAAAATAAGAGATAATGAAGAAACTATAGACAGGATCGGAGAAGAGGGTCTGGAAATACTGAACCGGATCGAGAGAAGTTTTGATGATATGGAGCGGCGGATCTCCAATATGGATAGAGAGCATACAAAGTATATCCGCGCTACAGTGACAAGACTGAATTATCTGCTGAGCGGACAGACAGATACAAAAGGGCTTGTGGTGCAGCTTTTGAATCAGATAGGAAATGATGAGAACGGGGAGGAGAAACTTGCAAGAGTCGGGGAGAAGATGAATCTTTCTCTGTTGGAAATGCTGTCGGATAAATCTCTGTACAAGAGGCGGAAAGGACGAAAGGATTTCATCAGCCAGATGGAGAGAGAAGAGGAAAAAGAGGAGCTTTCCCGGGGAGAAGTGCTGAAGCTGAACCGGATCCATACCCGTTACAGCCGGGAGCAGATAGAAGAATTTATTGAATCCCATATGGAAGAGGAAAAAATGTGCCTGGAAAACATAGAGATCCGGGATGACTCGGATTTTGAGAAGATCATACTGGCATACGATTACAGTATAAGAAACAGCAGCAGATATCAGGTGATTGAGGAAGAAGGACAGGTAGTGAAAGGGAAATACCGCTGTCCGAAACTGACATTTGTAAGGAGAAGATTATGA
- a CDS encoding DUF885 domain-containing protein, protein MKKKLSALLCLALTAVISLNACTRLFSQDENDAFLKFTADLFRQEVSSSAITLHYTLKYPEKYGVENTPVTLGAYTADPTALSASCENTLAVLDSFRRQKLSRENRLTYDVLRSYLTESLHAVPFALYEEPLSPLTGVQSQLPILLSEYPFYSDEDIDSYLALISDVPEHFASLIAFEKEKSKAGLFMSSRCAQDIIEECSSFASMGDSHYLFSSFQERLETVPDLSKQQKEAYISQHQKLVNENIFPSYRKLSAAMAALKNTGKNQNGLCYYPNGKAYYEYIVRRDTGSSRSVSDLQDLTKSQMAEDLTAMQSVLIKSSKTGESSGGSTVKLTLENTDPLVILDSLKEKCSGDFPALPDVNIQVKQVQAEMEDYLSPAFFMVPAIDDTDDNVIYINEGHLPDDLTLYTTLAHEGYPGHLYQNVYYASTNPDPIRNLLDWGGYTEGWATYVEMISYYYSALDTQQAVLAQRNASVILGLYALADMGIHYDGWSLAETVSFFRNFGITDTQTIQDIYDLILGDPGNYLKYYIGYVEFLELKKTAIKKWGDSFTQERFHKAVLDTGPAPFEIVEKYALGE, encoded by the coding sequence ATGAAAAAAAAGCTTTCTGCTCTTCTTTGTCTGGCTCTTACAGCTGTTATTTCTCTGAACGCCTGTACCCGTCTATTTTCCCAGGATGAAAACGATGCTTTCCTTAAGTTTACTGCAGACCTCTTCCGTCAGGAAGTTTCATCCAGCGCCATCACCCTTCACTATACTCTGAAATATCCTGAAAAATATGGCGTTGAAAACACCCCCGTCACTCTGGGCGCCTATACAGCCGATCCGACGGCTCTAAGCGCTTCCTGCGAAAACACTCTGGCTGTCCTCGACAGTTTTCGCCGTCAGAAACTCTCACGGGAAAACCGGCTTACTTACGATGTATTGAGAAGCTATCTGACAGAATCTCTGCATGCCGTGCCATTTGCACTGTACGAAGAGCCCTTAAGCCCCCTCACAGGAGTCCAGTCACAGCTCCCCATCCTTTTATCCGAATATCCCTTTTATTCTGACGAGGACATTGACAGTTACCTTGCTCTTATCAGCGACGTGCCTGAGCATTTTGCTTCCCTCATCGCATTTGAGAAAGAAAAATCAAAAGCCGGCCTTTTCATGTCTTCCCGCTGCGCTCAGGATATTATCGAAGAATGCAGTTCTTTTGCATCCATGGGTGACAGCCATTATTTATTTTCCTCCTTTCAGGAGCGGCTTGAAACTGTACCTGACCTTTCAAAACAGCAAAAGGAAGCCTACATATCCCAGCATCAAAAACTGGTAAATGAAAATATTTTCCCCTCCTACCGAAAGCTTTCTGCCGCAATGGCTGCTCTGAAAAATACAGGAAAGAATCAAAACGGTCTCTGTTACTATCCTAACGGGAAAGCCTACTATGAATATATTGTCCGCCGGGATACCGGCTCCTCCCGGAGCGTTTCTGATCTGCAGGATCTTACAAAGTCCCAGATGGCAGAAGATCTTACTGCCATGCAGTCTGTTCTTATAAAAAGCAGCAAAACAGGTGAGTCCTCCGGCGGCAGCACAGTAAAACTGACTCTGGAAAATACTGATCCCCTTGTGATCCTTGACAGTCTGAAAGAAAAATGCTCCGGCGATTTTCCCGCCCTTCCTGACGTCAATATTCAGGTGAAGCAGGTGCAGGCAGAAATGGAGGACTATTTAAGCCCTGCCTTTTTCATGGTCCCTGCCATAGACGACACAGATGACAATGTCATCTACATTAACGAAGGACATTTGCCCGATGATCTGACGCTCTACACGACTTTAGCCCATGAGGGTTACCCCGGCCATCTCTATCAAAATGTATACTACGCCTCCACAAATCCGGATCCCATCCGGAATCTGCTGGACTGGGGCGGCTATACGGAAGGGTGGGCAACCTATGTGGAAATGATCAGTTATTACTATTCGGCGCTGGATACACAGCAGGCTGTTCTGGCACAGCGGAACGCCTCCGTGATCCTGGGACTTTACGCCCTGGCAGATATGGGGATCCATTACGACGGCTGGTCCCTTGCAGAGACAGTATCCTTTTTCCGCAACTTCGGGATCACCGATACCCAGACGATACAGGACATCTACGACCTTATTCTGGGAGATCCGGGAAACTATCTGAAATATTATATTGGCTATGTAGAATTTCTGGAACTGAAAAAAACAGCAATCAAAAAATGGGGAGACTCTTTTACACAGGAACGTTTCCACAAAGCTGTCCTGGATACCGGACCTGCTCCCTTTGAGATTGTAGAAAAATATGCTTTAGGGGAATAA
- a CDS encoding spore maturation protein: MDVFMIVSNMIIPLLIVGIVWFGVSRKVPVYDAFIEGANSGFKIVLKIMPTMVALMIAVGILRSSGFLEMAAELIGKFTVHIGFPGELVPLTIVKMFSSSAATGLLLDLYEEFGTDSLIGLMGSISMSCTETIFYTMSVYFMTAKITKTRYTLEGALIATFAGLAASVVLAGWMV, encoded by the coding sequence ATGGATGTATTTATGATCGTATCCAACATGATCATTCCCCTGCTTATCGTGGGGATTGTATGGTTTGGCGTTTCCAGGAAGGTACCGGTGTATGATGCCTTTATAGAAGGCGCAAACAGCGGCTTTAAAATCGTGCTGAAGATCATGCCCACAATGGTTGCACTGATGATCGCAGTGGGAATTTTACGATCATCCGGTTTCCTTGAAATGGCTGCAGAACTGATCGGGAAGTTTACGGTACATATCGGATTTCCGGGAGAACTGGTTCCCCTTACTATCGTAAAAATGTTTTCTTCCTCTGCGGCAACAGGGCTTTTATTGGATCTCTATGAAGAATTTGGGACAGATTCTCTCATCGGACTGATGGGATCCATCAGTATGTCCTGTACAGAAACTATTTTTTATACCATGAGTGTCTATTTCATGACGGCGAAGATTACAAAGACCAGGTATACCCTGGAAGGGGCGTTGATCGCCACATTTGCCGGACTGGCAGCCAGCGTTGTTCTTGCGGGCTGGATGGTATAG
- a CDS encoding MATE family efflux transporter, with translation MQNSSDFSKGSISGNILRLAVPMTLAQLINVLYNVVDRIYIGHIPHTSTEALTGIGLTLPVITIITAFANLFGMGGAPLFSIARGSGDEKKAEKIMANSFSMLLISGILLALLCFIFRRPLMYLFGASDVTYPYADAYLSIYLCGTLFVMVSLGMNNFINAQGFGVMGMLTVSIGAVLNLILDPIFIFVFHMGVRGAALATILSQFVSAVWVFRFLTGEKAVIRLPRTLARPQLSIVKDITGLGLSGFVMSITNGSVQIMCNAMLQRWGGDLYVGIMTVINSVREIITMPVNGLTSGAQPVMSFNYGAGEYRRVKAAIRFTSVACIIFSLAAWALLFFFPHFFIHLFNSEPELLEKGVPAMRLYFFGIFMMALQFAGQSTFVALGRSKQAVFFSLFRKVIIVIPLTIFLPAIGFGTDGVFLAEPVSNFIGGTASFVTMLLTVWPRLKETPTAKAPE, from the coding sequence ATGCAAAACTCAAGTGATTTCAGCAAAGGAAGTATTTCTGGAAACATTCTCCGCCTGGCTGTTCCCATGACTTTAGCTCAGCTCATTAACGTCCTGTACAATGTGGTAGACCGCATCTATATCGGCCATATCCCCCATACTTCCACAGAAGCACTGACCGGTATCGGACTGACTCTTCCAGTCATTACAATCATCACTGCATTTGCCAATCTGTTCGGCATGGGCGGCGCTCCCCTCTTTTCTATAGCCAGAGGATCCGGCGACGAGAAAAAGGCCGAAAAGATCATGGCAAACTCCTTTTCCATGCTCCTGATCAGCGGGATTCTCCTGGCTCTTCTTTGCTTTATATTTCGGCGCCCCCTCATGTATCTGTTCGGCGCCAGTGATGTCACCTACCCTTATGCCGATGCTTATCTGTCCATTTACCTGTGCGGCACACTGTTTGTCATGGTAAGTCTTGGTATGAATAATTTTATCAACGCGCAGGGATTTGGCGTAATGGGAATGCTCACTGTTTCCATCGGAGCAGTCCTGAATCTGATTCTGGATCCGATTTTTATTTTTGTATTCCATATGGGTGTCCGTGGGGCTGCCCTTGCCACTATTTTGTCGCAGTTCGTCTCCGCAGTATGGGTGTTCCGCTTTCTGACAGGGGAAAAAGCTGTGATCCGCCTCCCCCGCACTCTGGCGCGTCCACAGCTTTCTATCGTAAAAGATATTACAGGGCTTGGACTGTCCGGCTTTGTCATGTCCATTACCAACGGTTCTGTACAGATCATGTGCAACGCTATGCTGCAGCGCTGGGGCGGTGATCTCTATGTAGGCATCATGACTGTTATAAACTCTGTCCGCGAGATTATCACCATGCCTGTAAACGGGTTGACCAGCGGCGCGCAGCCTGTCATGAGTTTTAACTACGGAGCCGGGGAATACCGCCGGGTAAAAGCAGCAATCCGTTTTACTTCTGTCGCCTGTATTATCTTTTCCCTGGCAGCGTGGGCCCTTTTATTTTTCTTCCCGCACTTTTTTATTCATCTGTTCAACAGTGAACCGGAATTGCTGGAAAAGGGCGTTCCTGCTATGAGACTGTACTTTTTCGGAATTTTCATGATGGCTTTGCAGTTTGCAGGTCAGTCTACCTTCGTTGCTCTGGGCAGATCAAAGCAGGCTGTCTTTTTCTCCCTGTTCCGAAAAGTTATTATCGTGATCCCCCTTACCATTTTCCTCCCGGCAATCGGATTTGGCACCGACGGCGTATTTCTGGCAGAACCCGTGTCCAATTTTATCGGGGGAACAGCAAGCTTCGTTACAATGCTCCTTACCGTCTGGCCCCGGCTGAAAGAGACACCGACTGCAAAAGCGCCGGAATAG